GCGTCGTTGCGGGCCAGCCGCGTCTGGATCGGGACGAACTGCTTGCGCGGGTCCCGCTGGTAGGCGATGAAGAACAGCCCGGCGTCGAGCCGGCCCAGCCCGTCCGAGCCGTCCACGAAGTTGTAGCCGCGCCGCAGCAGGCGGGCGCCCCCGTTCTGGTCCGGGTGGGCGAGCCGCACGTGCGCGCTCTCCGCGATGGCCGGCTCGCCGTCGTCGCCCTTCGCGGCGAAGTCCGGCTCGTCGAACTCGTCGCGCCGGCCCAGCGGGGCACCGCTCCCCTTGGTCCGGCCGACGATCATCTCCTGCTCGGCCAGCGGGCTGCGGTCCCAGGTCTCGATCAACATGCGGATTTTCCGGGTGACCAGGTACGAGCCGCCGGTCATCCAGTCCGGGCCGTCGCCGGGCTGCACCCAGAGCTGCTCCCGGAGCAGGCCGGCGTCCTCCGCCTTGAGATTGGCGGTGCCGTCCTTGAAGCCGAACAGGTTGCGCGGCGTGGCCTGGTCCCGCGACGTCGACGAGGTACGCCCGAACCCGAGCTGCGACCAACGGACGCTCACCACGCCCATGCCGATCCGGGCCAGGTTGCGGATGGCGTGCACCGCCACCTGCGGGTCGTTGGCGCAGGCCTGGACGCAGATGTCGCCGCCGGACAGCTCTGGCTTGAGCGCGTCACCGGCGAAGTGCGGCAGGTCGGCCAGCGCGGCGGGGCGGCGGTCGGCGATGCCGAACCGGTCCCGGCCCTGGGCGTCGCGGAACAGCGACGGGCCGAAGCCCACGGTCACGGTCAGCTGCGACGGGGGCAGCCCGAGCGCTTCGCCGGTGTCGTCCGGCGGGGCCTCCGGCATGCCACCGACCGCGCCGATCACCCCGGCGTCCTTACCCGCGGTCATCCGGGCCGCCGCGGCGGTCCACTCCTGGAGCATCGCGACCAGCCGGTCCCGATCCTTGGTGACCACGTCGAACGCGACGAAGTGCAGCCGGTCCTGGGCCGCGGTGGTGATGCCGGCCTGGTGCTCGTCGAGGAACGGCACCGCGCCCGCCGCCGCACCGGTGGCCGACGCCTGATCGCCGCCGGCGAGCAGCGCGCCCGCGCCGGTCGCCACTCCGGCGACGCCGGCCACGCCGACGCCGGCGAGCGTCATCGCATGCCGCCGGGAGACCCGGCGATCGGCCCGGGAGTTGCTCGGCTCGCTCGTCGCGTCACCGCCGGCCGCGGTGGTCATCGCGCGACGGCCGCCGCGATCTTGCTGACCGGCTCGGCCAGCGCGTTGATCCGGTCCGACAGTTCCTTCAGCTCGGTCTCGCTGAGCTGGGTGTGCAGCTTCCACCCGTCGCCGGCCCGGTGCTTGCCGAGCGCGGCCTCCACGTCGGCGAACTCGCTGTCGAGCTGCTTGACCAGGTCGGGCGCGCGCTGCTCCAGAGCGGGCCGCAACGCGCCGACGGCCGCCTTGGAGCCTTCCAGGTTGGCGTTGAAGTCCCAGAGGTCGGTGTGCGAGTAGCGCTCCTCCTCACCGGTGATCTTGCCGCTGGCGACCTCGTCGAGGAGCGCCTTGGCGCCGTTGGCGAGTTGGAGCGGGGTGAGCTTCTCCTCGTTGGCCTTGGCCACGATCGCCTTGACGTCCACCAGCAGCCGGTCGGCGATCGGCCCGTCCTTGCTGACGTCGCCGGTGGTCCAGAGGTCCTTCTCGATCCGGTGGAAGCCGGTGAACTCCATGCCCTCCTCGACCACCTCCTCCCGACCGTCGATCTTCGGGTCGAGGTCGCCGAAGCTCTCCGCGACCGGCTCGATCCGCTCCCAGTAGGTGCGGGCCACCGGATAGAGCGCCTTGGCCTTCGCCACGTCGTTGGCCTTGACCGCGGCCACGAACTCCTCGGTCTTCGTCAGCAGCGCGGCGGTCTGGCTCCGCACGTAGCGCTGGTAGCTGGCGGTGGCCTCGGTCAGCGCGGCGTCGGGTGCGACGCTCTCGGCGGTGCCGCTGACCTTCAGCGCCCCCCGGATGCCCCGGCCGCTCATCCCCGGCTTGCAGGCGGTCTCGTAGGTCCCGGCGGGCAGCTCGACCCGCAGCTCACGGCTGAGCCCGGGGGCGATGTTCTCCACCTCGCCCATCACCCGGTCGCCCGCGGCGTAGACGTAGAACTCGTTGACCTTGGAGCCGTTGTTCGTCACCTTGAACGTCACCTGACCGGCGTCGATCTCGGTGCTGCCGACCTCGCAGGCGCTGTCGGTGGCCGTGACGGCGATCGGTCCGCCGGCGGTGGCGTCGGCGTCGTCACCGCCGCCGCAACCGGCCAGTCCGGCGACGGCCAGCAACCCGGCGGCGGCGGGCGCGACGATTCGAGTGGTACGCATCGGTGCGAAATCTCCTCGGAGACGGGCGGGTCAGGCGCGCGGGGACGGGGCGGTGGCGGCCGGCTGCGACCGCTCGGCCGAGGCGTTCCCGGCCGGGGCGGCGGGCTGGGCGGCCGGCTCGGTCGGGGTGGCCGCGGCCTCGGTGGGCTCGGCCGGCGTCGCGGACTCCGGGGCCACGGCGGGCTCGGCCGGAGGCGCAGCGGGCCGGGCCGGCTTGCGCAGGAAGAGCACGAGCACCGGCACCGCGTACGCGACCCAGGCGATCAGCTCCAGCACGGTCGGCGCGGCGGTGATGTTGAACATGCCGGCGAGCAGCGCGCCGTACCAGGCGTTCGGGTCCAGCGTGGCGGAGATGTCGAAGGCCTGGTTGTTCAGGCCGGGCAGCACGCCGGCCTCCTGGAAGTCGTGCACCCCGTACTTGAGGATGCCGGCGGCGACCAGGATCAGCAGCGCGCCGGTCCAGGTGAAGAAGCGGCTCAGGTTGATCTTCAGGGCGCTGCGGTAGAGCCCGAAGCCGATCGCCACGGCGGTGACGATGCCGCCGGCCAGGGCAAGCAGCGAGCTCAGCCCGGTGCCGCCGGCCACGCTCTCGGCCGCGGCGTAGAAGATCAGC
The genomic region above belongs to Micromonospora sp. WMMD1128 and contains:
- the efeB gene encoding iron uptake transporter deferrochelatase/peroxidase subunit, yielding MTTAAGGDATSEPSNSRADRRVSRRHAMTLAGVGVAGVAGVATGAGALLAGGDQASATGAAAGAVPFLDEHQAGITTAAQDRLHFVAFDVVTKDRDRLVAMLQEWTAAAARMTAGKDAGVIGAVGGMPEAPPDDTGEALGLPPSQLTVTVGFGPSLFRDAQGRDRFGIADRRPAALADLPHFAGDALKPELSGGDICVQACANDPQVAVHAIRNLARIGMGVVSVRWSQLGFGRTSSTSRDQATPRNLFGFKDGTANLKAEDAGLLREQLWVQPGDGPDWMTGGSYLVTRKIRMLIETWDRSPLAEQEMIVGRTKGSGAPLGRRDEFDEPDFAAKGDDGEPAIAESAHVRLAHPDQNGGARLLRRGYNFVDGSDGLGRLDAGLFFIAYQRDPRKQFVPIQTRLARNDAMNEYLRHVSSGLFACPPGVRDAADWWGRDLFS
- the efeO gene encoding iron uptake system protein EfeO, producing the protein MRTTRIVAPAAAGLLAVAGLAGCGGGDDADATAGGPIAVTATDSACEVGSTEIDAGQVTFKVTNNGSKVNEFYVYAAGDRVMGEVENIAPGLSRELRVELPAGTYETACKPGMSGRGIRGALKVSGTAESVAPDAALTEATASYQRYVRSQTAALLTKTEEFVAAVKANDVAKAKALYPVARTYWERIEPVAESFGDLDPKIDGREEVVEEGMEFTGFHRIEKDLWTTGDVSKDGPIADRLLVDVKAIVAKANEEKLTPLQLANGAKALLDEVASGKITGEEERYSHTDLWDFNANLEGSKAAVGALRPALEQRAPDLVKQLDSEFADVEAALGKHRAGDGWKLHTQLSETELKELSDRINALAEPVSKIAAAVAR
- the efeU gene encoding iron uptake transporter permease EfeU, with the protein product MFATYLIGLREGLEATLVVSILVAFLVKSQRRDRLPQVWAGVGLAVALSVGFGSLIQYTSTSLLRTSESREFFEAVTSVAAVVFVTWMIFWMRKAARTIAGELRGRLTDALAVGSLAVAGMAFLAVVREGLETALIFYAAAESVAGGTGLSSLLALAGGIVTAVAIGFGLYRSALKINLSRFFTWTGALLILVAAGILKYGVHDFQEAGVLPGLNNQAFDISATLDPNAWYGALLAGMFNITAAPTVLELIAWVAYAVPVLVLFLRKPARPAAPPAEPAVAPESATPAEPTEAAATPTEPAAQPAAPAGNASAERSQPAATAPSPRA